In one window of Fusobacteria bacterium ZRK30 DNA:
- a CDS encoding 5-deoxy-glucuronate isomerase yields the protein MLEHQSNNELKYGYNSISKDDGKNRSMLMDFGIYKMKAGEKVELYDRDKEMAIILFEGKIKFLWEGKDLVAERENVFDCGPYTLHVSNDKKVIIEFMKDGEIGVQKTINHNLFDSKLYTPEDCKDNIFGDGVMDGTARRLVRDIFKYENAPYSNMVLGEVITYPGKWSSYPPHSHAQPEIYFYKFTKPQGFGGAFVGENVYKIQNNSALMINGGFTHPQTSAPGYGMYYCWMIRHLDGNPWTKRVDDDAHTWLHDKENKIWPEK from the coding sequence ATGCTTGAGCATCAAAGTAATAATGAACTTAAATATGGATATAATTCGATATCAAAAGATGACGGGAAAAATAGATCAATGCTTATGGATTTTGGTATATATAAGATGAAAGCTGGAGAAAAAGTAGAACTTTACGATCGTGATAAGGAGATGGCTATAATTTTATTTGAAGGAAAAATTAAGTTTTTATGGGAAGGAAAAGACCTTGTTGCTGAAAGGGAAAATGTTTTTGATTGTGGACCTTATACACTGCATGTTTCAAATGATAAGAAGGTAATTATAGAATTTATGAAAGATGGGGAAATAGGGGTTCAAAAAACCATAAATCATAATTTATTTGATTCTAAATTATATACACCGGAAGACTGCAAAGATAATATTTTTGGGGACGGGGTAATGGATGGAACTGCAAGGAGACTTGTAAGAGATATTTTTAAATATGAAAATGCTCCTTATTCAAATATGGTTTTAGGAGAAGTAATAACATATCCTGGAAAATGGTCAAGTTACCCTCCTCATAGTCATGCCCAGCCGGAGATTTACTTTTATAAATTTACAAAGCCTCAGGGTTTTGGAGGAGCTTTTGTAGGAGAAAATGTATATAAGATACAAAATAACTCGGCTTTAATGATAAATGGTGGTTTTACACATCCTCAAACATCAGCCCCGGGATATGGGATGTATTATTGTTGGATGATCAGACATTTAGATGGGAA
- the iolG gene encoding inositol 2-dehydrogenase, translating to MKKIKFGMVGLGRLGIQHAENIAFKIPEAELTAICAIEEERVEEVKTKWGIPYGYTDFDEMIKNNELDAVFLCSPSHLHCDQIEKALEAGLHVFSEKPLGTTLEECKRAEKAIENHPDKIFMLGFMRRYDPSYVYAKKMIDQGKIGKPFLFRGYSQDPESAIAGAIAYAGHSGGQFIDMAVHDIDLSRWLLNSEPIQTWGIGGCYKHDEFGKHKDGDNVSALLKFKNDAMAFIFAGRTAPHGYNVETEIIGTEGILRIANVPQKNLVEVLDPSGVRKECSQDFLERFEVAYVDELKEFVDCIINKRKPEVTVYDGTRTTIVAYACKESFETGKLIDIQEN from the coding sequence ATGAAAAAAATTAAGTTTGGAATGGTAGGTCTTGGAAGACTTGGAATTCAACATGCTGAAAACATTGCTTTTAAAATTCCTGAAGCAGAATTAACTGCTATTTGTGCAATTGAAGAGGAAAGAGTGGAAGAAGTTAAAACAAAATGGGGTATTCCATATGGATATACTGATTTTGATGAGATGATTAAAAACAATGAATTAGATGCTGTGTTTCTATGTTCACCATCACATCTGCACTGTGACCAGATTGAAAAAGCATTAGAGGCAGGGCTGCATGTTTTTTCTGAAAAGCCTCTGGGGACGACATTGGAAGAGTGTAAAAGAGCAGAAAAAGCCATTGAAAACCATCCAGATAAAATATTTATGCTGGGATTCATGAGACGTTATGATCCTTCATATGTATATGCTAAAAAGATGATAGACCAGGGGAAAATAGGGAAACCATTTTTATTTAGAGGGTACAGCCAAGATCCAGAATCTGCAATAGCTGGAGCAATTGCCTATGCAGGCCATTCAGGAGGACAATTCATTGATATGGCAGTACACGATATAGATCTTTCCAGATGGCTTTTGAATTCTGAACCCATCCAAACATGGGGAATAGGTGGCTGTTATAAACATGATGAATTTGGAAAACATAAAGACGGGGATAATGTATCTGCACTTTTAAAATTTAAAAATGATGCAATGGCATTTATTTTTGCTGGAAGAACGGCTCCTCATGGATATAATGTTGAAACTGAAATTATTGGAACGGAAGGAATATTAAGGATTGCCAATGTACCTCAGAAAAATTTAGTGGAAGTTTTGGACCCTAGTGGTGTAAGAAAAGAATGTTCTCAGGATTTTTTGGAAAGGTTTGAAGTTGCATATGTAGATGAATTAAAAGAATTTGTAGACTGTATTATAAATAAAAGAAAACCAGAGGTAACTGTATATGACGGGACAAGAACTACAATTGTAGCCTATGCCTGCAAGGAGTCATTTGAGACAGGGAAACTTATTGATATTCAAGAAAATTAA
- a CDS encoding substrate-binding domain-containing protein, translating into MKKLLMIIGLVLTMGLFQGCGESSKEEAKNTDNEKPTVAYVINNLNDTFQTFILDAAEAYAKENDVNFIIENAKEDVIKQQDLVNSLIERDVDAIIVVPTDTSAMGPITDAAMDAKIPLCYVNRNPYAGKEDKMPENVYYVGANEITGGQMQMDFIGKEINGKGNIAILMGILGNEGALKRTLGVKEVIKEKYPNVKVLAEETGLWQRDKGLAIAENWITTYGDDLSAIISNNDEMALGAIQALKNNGLLEYVEVIGLDATPDALNSVEKGELSATVFQDAKGQGATAAKNVIDVIKGKTVENKITYIPFKLITKENLNDFK; encoded by the coding sequence ATGAAAAAATTATTAATGATAATAGGGTTAGTTTTGACGATGGGATTATTCCAGGGGTGCGGAGAATCATCCAAAGAGGAAGCTAAGAACACAGACAATGAAAAACCAACAGTTGCTTACGTTATCAATAATTTAAATGACACATTCCAGACCTTTATATTAGATGCTGCAGAAGCCTATGCAAAAGAAAATGATGTTAATTTTATTATAGAAAATGCAAAAGAAGATGTTATTAAACAACAGGATTTAGTAAATTCACTTATAGAAAGAGACGTAGACGCTATAATCGTGGTTCCTACCGACACAAGTGCTATGGGACCTATTACCGATGCTGCCATGGATGCCAAAATTCCACTGTGTTATGTAAATAGAAATCCATATGCAGGAAAAGAAGATAAAATGCCTGAAAATGTTTATTATGTGGGGGCCAATGAAATTACAGGTGGACAAATGCAGATGGATTTTATAGGAAAAGAGATAAACGGTAAGGGAAATATTGCAATTCTTATGGGGATTTTAGGAAATGAAGGTGCCCTAAAAAGAACTCTTGGTGTAAAAGAAGTAATAAAAGAAAAATATCCTAATGTTAAAGTTCTTGCAGAAGAAACTGGGTTATGGCAAAGAGATAAAGGGTTAGCAATTGCTGAAAACTGGATTACAACATATGGAGATGATCTTTCTGCAATTATTTCAAATAATGATGAAATGGCATTGGGTGCAATTCAAGCTTTAAAAAATAATGGTTTACTTGAATATGTTGAGGTTATTGGATTAGATGCTACACCTGATGCTCTTAATTCCGTAGAAAAAGGAGAACTTAGTGCTACGGTATTTCAAGATGCTAAAGGTCAGGGAGCAACAGCAGCCAAAAATGTTATTGATGTTATCAAAGGAAAAACAGTTGAAAATAAAATAACTTATATTCCATTTAAACTTATTACAAAAGAAAATTTAAATGATTTTAAGTAA
- a CDS encoding sugar ABC transporter ATP-binding protein produces the protein MEVNEYILEMDKIVKKFPGVMALKGVNLKVKAGEIHALMGENGAGKSTIMKCIIGIHRQTSGEIIFNGKKMKKYDTETALKLGISMIHQELSPILYRSVMENIWLGREPKNKLGLIDHKAMYKKTVEVLKMINLDINPKTLMKDLSIAKIQMIEIAKAISYDAKLIIMDEPTSALTDREIDQLFKIIFKLKSEGRSIIYTSHKLDEIFKIADTITVFRDGDYIGSKPSKDMSMDEMIKMMVGRDVDDLFPKTPSEISGVKLEVKSLSDGNHFKNISFNLKKGEILGFAGLIGAGRTEVMEALFGVRSIINGEVLIDNEKIKIDSSSAAVKNKMALLTEDRRETGIFPMLSIKDNMTIVNIDKYINPNKLINYKKMKEDGEKYISALGIKTPSLNHKIGNLSGGNQQKVLIARWLLTDPDILILDEPTRGIDVGAKSEIHRLISKLACEGKSVIMISSELPEILGMADRVVVMHEGKITGILDNDGELTQEELMEYATNKKNDYRNITNKEKLKLTLI, from the coding sequence GTGGAGGTTAATGAATATATTTTAGAGATGGATAAGATAGTTAAGAAATTTCCAGGTGTAATGGCATTGAAAGGGGTTAATTTAAAAGTTAAAGCTGGAGAAATTCATGCTCTGATGGGAGAAAATGGTGCCGGAAAATCAACTATTATGAAGTGCATAATAGGGATACACAGACAGACATCGGGAGAGATTATTTTTAACGGTAAAAAAATGAAAAAATATGATACAGAAACGGCATTAAAATTAGGAATTTCAATGATACATCAGGAATTAAGTCCAATATTATACAGGTCTGTTATGGAAAATATATGGCTTGGCAGGGAACCCAAGAATAAACTGGGATTAATAGATCATAAAGCTATGTATAAAAAGACTGTAGAAGTATTGAAGATGATAAATCTAGACATAAATCCTAAAACTTTGATGAAAGACTTAAGTATTGCAAAAATACAAATGATAGAAATAGCAAAAGCAATCTCATATGATGCCAAGTTAATTATAATGGATGAACCTACTTCGGCACTTACAGACAGAGAAATAGACCAGTTATTTAAAATAATATTTAAATTAAAATCTGAGGGAAGAAGCATAATATATACCTCCCATAAATTAGATGAGATATTTAAAATAGCGGATACAATTACTGTTTTTCGTGACGGGGATTATATAGGTAGTAAACCTAGCAAAGATATGTCCATGGATGAAATGATCAAGATGATGGTAGGCCGTGATGTAGATGACTTATTTCCTAAAACACCCAGTGAAATATCCGGAGTAAAATTAGAAGTGAAAAGTTTAAGTGACGGAAATCATTTTAAAAATATTTCTTTTAACTTAAAAAAAGGAGAAATCTTAGGTTTTGCCGGGTTGATCGGTGCCGGTAGAACAGAAGTCATGGAAGCTCTGTTTGGTGTTCGTTCTATTATTAATGGAGAGGTTTTAATTGACAATGAAAAAATAAAAATTGATTCCTCATCTGCAGCCGTTAAGAATAAAATGGCCTTATTGACAGAGGACAGGAGGGAAACGGGTATCTTCCCGATGTTGTCGATAAAAGACAATATGACTATAGTCAATATAGATAAATATATAAACCCCAACAAGTTAATAAACTATAAAAAAATGAAAGAAGATGGGGAAAAATATATATCTGCATTGGGAATAAAAACACCAAGTTTAAATCATAAAATTGGAAATTTAAGCGGAGGAAACCAGCAAAAGGTATTGATAGCAAGATGGCTTTTAACAGATCCGGATATACTTATTTTGGATGAACCTACAAGGGGAATAGATGTAGGGGCAAAATCTGAAATTCACAGATTAATATCAAAATTAGCCTGTGAAGGGAAAAGTGTAATAATGATTTCTTCGGAACTGCCTGAAATTTTGGGGATGGCTGACCGTGTGGTAGTGATGCATGAGGGGAAAATTACAGGTATTCTTGATAATGATGGCGAATTGACCCAGGAAGAACTCATGGAATATGCAACCAATAAAAAAAATGATTATAGAAATATAACAAATAAAGAAAAACTAAAATTGACATTAATATAA
- a CDS encoding ABC transporter permease yields MAVETVIKNEKKSLLNENTNELLKKYGIVLILMGMILVLSILRPNFLSVRNIFNLITQSSIYGILALGMLLVIVSKGIDLSVGSVLAFAGVVAGSLGQTMDAFDRMFPGLPELPIIVPIIVALLLGALCGAINGGLIAYTGVPAFIATLGMYTAARGAALMYTSGKPISSINDSITFFGSRIFNVIPVPVIIYGIMIIITFIIMNYSKFGKSVYAIGGNINAAKISGIKVKRNTVIIYAYAGLMAGLCAIIFMGRTGGSIQPAAATGIELTAIAAATIGGTSHSGGIGTVWGVVIGALILGVMANGFTLLGINAFIQQIVEGFIIVAAVVFDMRKNKIKS; encoded by the coding sequence ATGGCAGTAGAAACTGTTATAAAAAATGAAAAAAAATCTTTACTGAATGAAAATACAAATGAATTACTAAAAAAATACGGAATAGTTTTGATTCTTATGGGGATGATATTAGTTTTATCTATTTTAAGACCTAATTTTCTGTCCGTTAGAAATATATTTAATTTAATAACCCAGTCTTCTATCTACGGGATATTGGCATTGGGAATGCTTCTTGTAATTGTTTCTAAGGGAATAGACCTTTCTGTAGGATCGGTTCTTGCATTTGCTGGAGTTGTAGCAGGTAGTTTAGGACAGACGATGGATGCCTTTGACAGGATGTTTCCGGGATTACCGGAACTGCCGATAATAGTGCCGATAATAGTAGCCTTATTATTGGGAGCCTTATGCGGAGCCATAAATGGCGGTTTGATAGCTTATACTGGGGTGCCGGCTTTTATCGCGACATTGGGAATGTATACTGCAGCAAGGGGAGCAGCACTTATGTATACAAGCGGAAAACCCATAAGCAGTATCAATGACTCGATAACATTTTTTGGATCCAGGATATTCAATGTTATTCCTGTTCCGGTTATTATCTATGGAATTATGATAATTATTACATTTATTATTATGAATTATTCAAAATTTGGAAAAAGTGTTTATGCAATTGGCGGGAATATAAATGCAGCCAAAATATCAGGAATAAAGGTTAAGAGAAATACAGTAATTATCTATGCATATGCCGGATTAATGGCCGGCCTGTGTGCAATAATCTTTATGGGAAGAACAGGAGGAAGTATTCAGCCGGCAGCAGCAACTGGAATCGAACTTACAGCAATAGCAGCAGCAACAATAGGAGGAACCAGCCATTCCGGAGGGATAGGAACTGTATGGGGTGTTGTAATAGGAGCATTAATATTAGGGGTGATGGCAAATGGATTTACTCTTTTAGGAATTAATGCATTTATACAGCAAATTGTAGAGGGGTTTATTATAGTTGCAGCAGTTGTATTTGATATGAGAAAGAATAAAATTAAATCTTAA